The Tumebacillus sp. BK434 region CAGCACCTGCAGCGCGAGCCGTCCGACCTGCACCACATCACCGTCGAGCAGTGTATGTTCCACGCGCACAGGCGCGATCTCCTTTTCGATAAAAGCCGTTTCGGCCGGATGGGCGTAGACCGGGCAGTCAAAATGCGCCGTGAAAAATTTGGCACCCGGCGAGTGGTCGCGGTGGTAGTGAGTGAGCAGGATGGCTTCGACAGTTGGCGAGCCGATTTTTGCCAAGTAGTCGACCACCGTTTGATGTGCACCTTCGAATTCGTAGCCGGCGTCGATCAATACGGCCGAGCTCCCGTCGGTCACCACATAGACGTTGGTGGTGGTAGCCGGAAACAGCGTCGGCGTCGACACCGGCAGGCGGTGTACGTGCTGGGTCACTTTCATCTGAGCAGCCCCTTTCGATTCCCCGATTTCTGTTTTCCATTATATCGAAAACGTTCCATTTTCGTATATGATAAAAGGAGATGGAAGGAGAGTGGCAGTTGATGAAAATCTATACCCGTTCTGGCGATAAAGGGGAAACCAGCCTCATTTATGGGCACCGCATTCCGAAGGATTCGATCCGCGTGGAAACGTACGGCACGATCGACGAAGCCAATTCGATGATCGGGCTTGGCGTCTCGTACCTCCGCGACGCAACCTTTCAGGCGGACGACCTGATCGAGCAGCTGTTGATCATCCAACGCGAGCTGTTCGACCTCGGCCGCGACCTCGCGACACCGGTGGAAAAAGTGCAGGAGAGCGGCTACCATGTCGGCAGCGAGAAGACGGCGCGTCTGGAGACGTTTATCGACTCGTTTGACGCAGAAGTGCCGCCCTTGACCAAGTTCATCCTGCCAGGCGGTCACACCGCCGCGTCGGCTCTGCAGACGGCCCGCACGATCACCCGCCGCGCTGAGCGCATCGCCGTGTCGCTCAGCAAAGAGGAGCAGGTCAATCCGGAGATTCAGCGCTATCTCAACCGCCTGTCCGACTACCTGTTTGTCGCAGGCCGCGCGATCAACTATCGGGCAGGGATCGTGGAACCGGAGGTTGATTTTTCTTGAGCGACACCGCTTGGTTACAAGAGACGGAGGCGTTTCTGATCGATTTGGACGGGACGCTGTACCGGGGCAAAGACGTGATCCCCGATGCGCCCGCCTTCATCCGCTGGCTGGAAGCGACCGGCCGCAAGTACCTCTATGTCACCAACAACTCATCTCGCCGTCCGGAGCAAGTGGCCGAACATCTCCGCGCGCTGGGCATCCCGGCGGAGACGGAACACGTGTTCACTTCGAGCATGGTCGCCGCCCAGTACATCAAGGAGCATGGCGGTGCAGGCAAGAAGGCGTTTGTGATCGGGGAAGAAGGGCTTCGCGATGCGCTGACCGACGTGGGGATCGAGCTGACCGATCAGCACCCCGACTATGTGGTGCAGGGCATCGACCGCTCGTTTTCGTATGACAAATTGAAAACCGCTTCGCTCAGCATTCAGGCGGGCGCCGTCTATCTCGCCACCAATGTCGACAAAGCCCTGCCGACCGAACAGGGCTTGCTGCCCGGCGCCGGGTCGCTGCTTGCCGCTGTGAAAACAGCCTCGGGCGCCGACCCGGTCGTGATGGGCAAACCGGAGGCGCGGATGATCGACTACGCGGTGGAACTGCTAGGCGTGGCAAAGGAGCGCGCCGTCGTCGTCGGCGACAACCTGGAGACCGACATCCTCGCCGGTGTCAACGCCGGGGTGCGCACGGTGCTCGTCCTGTCCGGGTTTTCCAAACAGGAGCACGTGGGAGCCGCGGAAGGCAAGCCGACGGTGATCGTCGACAGTTTGACCGATTTGATGAGAGTGGCCGAGTAATGCAAACAACCGTCCCGTTCGCACTAGCGAATCAGGGACGGTTTTTGATTCACGTCGAGCGTGAGCAAGGTGCTGGCGGAGATTGAGCGCCATCTGCGGACCTGGCGACCGCGCTGTATGGACCGGGACTTTTGAAGAATGCCCATGCGGTCGATGAGCATTGCGATTTGCAGGAGATCGTGAGCACAGCTAAAGTTCTGGCGCATACCATTTCACAGTGGTGCAATCAAAAACGAGACCCGACCTGAATTGGCCGGGTTTTTGCGTGTAAATAGGGGATTTGGGACTTGTTTTTTGCCGTCTAGGTCTTTCTTCCTGAATTGCAATGTCGAAAAATTTTTCTCATTTGTCGAAACTGAGCCCTGATGCGGTCTCCTCTCCGTCAATTACCTCTACTAACCGCCACAGTCGAAATAGAGGATTTAAGGCGAGTCTGGCAAGGATACCTCCAATCTAGCACTCTCTCAGACGTTATTTCGCCGTATTTGGTTATCTTGACCAGCTCAAAATCTAGTGGGTATAATCACCTTTGTTGTCTACCGAGACACTATATATAGTGTTTGCTTAGGAGAAGGGAGTTGTCGGGCACCATGAATTGCCCCTACTGTTCGCATGACAGCACAAGGGTGATCGAATCCCGCTCGACAGACGAAGCGGTACGACGCCGCCGGGAATGCGACAATCCTGAGTGCCAGCGCCGCTTTACTACATACGAGAAAGTAGAGATGGCGCCGCTTTTGGTAGTAAAAAAAGATGGCAAGCGGGAGGAATTCTCCCGGGAGAAGCTCTTGCGGGGCATCATTCGCGCCTGCGAGAAGCGTCCGATTGCCGTCGAAGAGATGGACAGTCTGGTCGATGCGGTCGAGCGCGAAGTGCGCCGGGAATTTGAAAAAGAAGTCCCGGCCGATCGAATCGGCGAAAAAGCGATGGACAAGCTCCGCACGATCGACGGGGTCGCCTATGTGCGATTCGCCAGCGTATATCGTCAATTCAAAGACGTAGAAACTTTTGCACAAGAAGTGCTGGGGCTCTTAAACCATAAATCATAGAAATCGAGGGGATACGGTGATGACAGCAGAGATTCAAGGCAGCATACTTCCGTTTAACGAAGAGGACTACTTGGCGCCCACCGGGGAGCGTATCGTGTCGGACCGCTATTTGCTGAAAGACACCAAGAAAGAAACGCTTTCCGTCGGCTCGCTGGTAGTTGCGGTCATCGACAAGAAGCGCGCGTTCCATGAACTGGCGCGCGTGATCGAAGTCGATGCGGCCGGCAAAGAGGTCAAAGTGGAACTGCGCGACGGCTTCCAGTTGGAGCTGCCGGTCGATCAGATCGACGTGCTGCAGGAGACGGTGCCGCGCCAGATGTGGCAGCGCATCGCCCGCGGGGCGTCGGTGGTGACGAACGATCCCAAGCGTTGGGAAGAGCGTTTCTACAACCTGCAAGCCGGTTGGAAGTATGTGCCGGGCGGCCGCATCAACGCGTCGCTGGGTACGGGGGTGCAGACCACCTCGTACAACTGCTTTGTCATCCCGAACGTCGGGGCAACCCCGCGCGACTATGCGAACTCGTTCGGCCAGACGCTGGAGATTCAAGCGCGCTCCGGCGGCGTCGGCATGAACCTGTCGCAAGTGCCGCCGCAAGGGTCGCTGACGCCGGTCCGCGACGTGCGCAAAGCGGATCTGCAGCTGGTGCTGGACGTTTGGCATGCCGATCTGCTCGACTTTTTGAAGGAAGGCTATCAGAACTCGACCAAGGTCGTCCGCGTTTCCCGCGAGTTTTTGCGTGCCGTGGAAGAGGATGCGGAGTGGACGTTCGTCTTCCCGGACACGAGCGTCGAGAACTATGACGAGCTCTGGAACGGCAACCTGACCGAATGGCAGGAAAACGGCTACCCGGTGCAGATCGGCGAAACGGTGCAGGCCGAATACCTGTACGAGCAGATCTTGGAAAGCGGTGTCATGGTCGTGCAGGACGTGATCGGCATGACGCTGGTGCCGGGCGACCGCCGCGGCACGATCGCAGGCACCTTGGCCGACATGTGGGAAGCGCTGGAGCGCGGCAAGCGCGTCTCGGTCATCCTGTCTTCCTTGCGCCCGCGCTACAGCTATGTGCGCGGCGTCAATGGCCGTTCTTCCGGGGCGTACTCCTGGGGCAACCTGTTTGACAAAGGGAACTACGTGTTTGCGAACGGCTTTGGCCCGGTCGGCGTCGGCGAGATCATGAGCGTCGGCTGCCAGCTGACCCTGCAGGGCGGTTCCCGCCGCGGTGCGCTGATGCTGATCCTGAACGACCGCCACGCGGACATCAAGAAGTTCATCACCTGCAAGCAGGTCGACGGCGTGATCACCGGAGCGAACTTGTCGGTCGGCGTTTCGGAAGAGTTCATGGCGGCGAAGGCGAGCGGCAGCACGTGGCAGATCGGGTACCCGCATCTGGAGGAGATGTCCGGCTTCGACGGCGACTTCCACAAGTGGGAAGCGAATGGCCGCGAACTGAACGTAAGCGAAGAGATGAAAGCGGAAGACCTGTGGGATGAAATGATGGAATCGGCGTGGAAGTCGGCTGAGCCGGGCGTCGTGTTCCTGGGCCGCTACAATGCGATGTCCAACTCCAACTACTTCAACCCGATCATCGCGACCAACCCGTGCGGCGAGCAAGGCTTGCCGGCATACGGCATCTGCAACCTCGGCGCGGTGGTGCTCTCCCGATTTGCAGCGGGCTTCAAAGGGGCTTCCGCACCGGTGGCGTTCGGGAACCCGTTGCTGGAAGCGCAGATTCGCGACGAGCTGAAGAAGCAGTTTGCGGACGAACAGGCTGAATTTTTGCTGCATCACATCAAGTGGGAAGAGCTGGAGACGGCGATCCGCACCGGTCTGCGCTTCCAGGATGCGGTGATCGATGCGACCTACTATCCGTTTGAAGAGAACCGCGAGAACCAACTGGCTGAGCGCCGCGTGGGCCTGGGCATCATGGGTCTGCATGACCTGATGATCTTCAGCGGCATCACGTATGGTTCGGACGAGTCGACCCGCTTCATCGAGGTGCTGCTCGGCATGATCGCAGAGTGGACGTATCTGGAGTCGGTGGAACTGGCGAAGGAGAACGGTCCGTTCCCGATGTTTGATGCCGATCTGTACCTGCAATCCGGTTACATGCAGCAACTGGCGAAAGAGAAGCCGCATGTGACCGATGCGATCCGCAAATACGGCGTGCGCAACGTCACGACGATGACGATCGCCCCGACCGGGACGACCGGCACGATGGTCGGCTGCTCGACCGGCTGTGAGCCGTACTACGCGTGGTCGTACTACCGCAACTCGCGCCTCGGCATGTTTGAAGAGAACGCGAAGATTGTGGATGATTTCTACGGTGCGTTCCC contains the following coding sequences:
- a CDS encoding cob(I)yrinic acid a,c-diamide adenosyltransferase is translated as MKIYTRSGDKGETSLIYGHRIPKDSIRVETYGTIDEANSMIGLGVSYLRDATFQADDLIEQLLIIQRELFDLGRDLATPVEKVQESGYHVGSEKTARLETFIDSFDAEVPPLTKFILPGGHTAASALQTARTITRRAERIAVSLSKEEQVNPEIQRYLNRLSDYLFVAGRAINYRAGIVEPEVDFS
- a CDS encoding TIGR01457 family HAD-type hydrolase, producing MSDTAWLQETEAFLIDLDGTLYRGKDVIPDAPAFIRWLEATGRKYLYVTNNSSRRPEQVAEHLRALGIPAETEHVFTSSMVAAQYIKEHGGAGKKAFVIGEEGLRDALTDVGIELTDQHPDYVVQGIDRSFSYDKLKTASLSIQAGAVYLATNVDKALPTEQGLLPGAGSLLAAVKTASGADPVVMGKPEARMIDYAVELLGVAKERAVVVGDNLETDILAGVNAGVRTVLVLSGFSKQEHVGAAEGKPTVIVDSLTDLMRVAE
- the nrdR gene encoding transcriptional regulator NrdR, encoding MNCPYCSHDSTRVIESRSTDEAVRRRRECDNPECQRRFTTYEKVEMAPLLVVKKDGKREEFSREKLLRGIIRACEKRPIAVEEMDSLVDAVEREVRREFEKEVPADRIGEKAMDKLRTIDGVAYVRFASVYRQFKDVETFAQEVLGLLNHKS
- a CDS encoding adenosylcobalamin-dependent ribonucleoside-diphosphate reductase produces the protein MTAEIQGSILPFNEEDYLAPTGERIVSDRYLLKDTKKETLSVGSLVVAVIDKKRAFHELARVIEVDAAGKEVKVELRDGFQLELPVDQIDVLQETVPRQMWQRIARGASVVTNDPKRWEERFYNLQAGWKYVPGGRINASLGTGVQTTSYNCFVIPNVGATPRDYANSFGQTLEIQARSGGVGMNLSQVPPQGSLTPVRDVRKADLQLVLDVWHADLLDFLKEGYQNSTKVVRVSREFLRAVEEDAEWTFVFPDTSVENYDELWNGNLTEWQENGYPVQIGETVQAEYLYEQILESGVMVVQDVIGMTLVPGDRRGTIAGTLADMWEALERGKRVSVILSSLRPRYSYVRGVNGRSSGAYSWGNLFDKGNYVFANGFGPVGVGEIMSVGCQLTLQGGSRRGALMLILNDRHADIKKFITCKQVDGVITGANLSVGVSEEFMAAKASGSTWQIGYPHLEEMSGFDGDFHKWEANGRELNVSEEMKAEDLWDEMMESAWKSAEPGVVFLGRYNAMSNSNYFNPIIATNPCGEQGLPAYGICNLGAVVLSRFAAGFKGASAPVAFGNPLLEAQIRDELKKQFADEQAEFLLHHIKWEELETAIRTGLRFQDAVIDATYYPFEENRENQLAERRVGLGIMGLHDLMIFSGITYGSDESTRFIEVLLGMIAEWTYLESVELAKENGPFPMFDADLYLQSGYMQQLAKEKPHVTDAIRKYGVRNVTTMTIAPTGTTGTMVGCSTGCEPYYAWSYYRNSRLGMFEENAKIVDDFYGAFPGVEQLPEYFVTAMDLSPVDHVRVQAALQKWIDSSISKTCNAPNSYTVEDTKKLYDLAYELGCKGVTIYRDGSRSEQVLSLKEEKADEQEQAGEEQNVLSPEEILALTNQTYKRQPRPDVLYGATYKKDTPLGSAYITINDDPELGLAREVFVNIGKAGSDVYASNVALGRAITLYLLDSQNPNKEAELVKTFSGIGGSSSVGFGERRITSVPDAIAKSLIEHSETFPLRHLDELLAGKEVACGHDHHANGNGKSLREYNVGKDYCPQCHQHTLVRQGGCSECEACGFSKC